Within Lolium rigidum isolate FL_2022 chromosome 5, APGP_CSIRO_Lrig_0.1, whole genome shotgun sequence, the genomic segment AAAAAAAGCAAGGCACTAAACCACATGTAGTTCAGTACAACCTACTATGACTCCCTTTTCCTGATGAAAGCTCTGGACCGATTCAGAGAAATATTTTAACTTCACCAAACCTCTGGTGAACTCATGCTTTGATGCCAAAGCTAGTGCACTTGATGGAGCCCCTTGCAATGTCGATCTCGATCATGTTGTCCTCTTCGGTGATCTCCGAGTAGATGTCCATGAAGTCCCTCTTGTCAAGCATcaaatccggcaggaaaccagcgACGAGGTCCTGCTCCTTCTTCCAGCTGGGACATTGCGTCTGTTGCCCCACATAGTGCCCATCAACAAGGGAGATCTCGATAAggctctcgtcgtcgtcgtcatcgtcagacACTGATGCCTCCTCGGTCCATTCTTCGCTCACCTGGCAATCAGAAGACCCTGAGAGGCTTCCTGAGTCCTCCGCAGACACCTCATCATCTTGTGGCATGGCGCTCTTGTCTGGATGATGAACAGCCTCTTCCTCCATTGAAGTTTTGTGGCTGCAGCTGGTTTTGATCAGCTGTCTGAGGTTCGAGAAGAGCAAGGAGA encodes:
- the LOC124652267 gene encoding uncharacterized protein LOC124652267 gives rise to the protein MLPSSQMAIQLTLLLISCSLYSMYSSSSSSSSSFSTSSSLALLLLLVISTCLSLLFSNLRQLIKTSCSHKTSMEEEAVHHPDKSAMPQDDEVSAEDSGSLSGSSDCQVSEEWTEEASVSDDDDDDESLIEISLVDGHYVGQQTQCPSWKKEQDLVAGFLPDLMLDKRDFMDIYSEITEEDNMIEIDIARGSIKCTSFGIKA